The following proteins are co-located in the Streptomyces sp. NBC_00435 genome:
- a CDS encoding metallophosphoesterase, which translates to MVTSNTPLYAAADVHGHRSEFQEALRDAGLVDRTGRWSGGDARLWLLGDYVDRGPDGIGVIEDVRRLADEAAAAGGRVEALLGNHEVQLLAAHRFGSAPVAGWDEPEGFRGGWARFGGCEEDLRRLAPEHIDWILGLPAAALVDGHLLVHSDTARYLEFGSTVAEVNTAVATALSSPDPAAWLEFSRRMSSRGAFRDAEAAHAGDPVSTVLGTLGGDVLVHGHSTLTKHFGVAPGDVREALRYAGGRVVAIDGGVHEGGRILLTRLG; encoded by the coding sequence ATGGTGACGTCGAATACCCCCCTGTACGCAGCCGCGGATGTCCACGGGCACCGGTCCGAGTTCCAGGAGGCGCTCCGCGACGCGGGACTCGTCGACCGCACGGGACGGTGGTCCGGGGGTGACGCGCGGCTGTGGCTGCTCGGCGACTACGTCGACCGGGGTCCGGACGGCATCGGCGTCATCGAGGACGTCCGGAGACTGGCGGACGAGGCCGCGGCCGCCGGCGGCCGCGTGGAGGCGCTGCTGGGCAACCACGAGGTGCAGCTGCTCGCCGCCCACCGTTTCGGCAGCGCACCCGTCGCGGGATGGGACGAGCCCGAGGGGTTCCGGGGCGGCTGGGCCCGCTTCGGCGGCTGCGAGGAGGACCTGCGCCGCCTCGCCCCGGAGCACATCGACTGGATCCTCGGCCTGCCCGCGGCGGCGCTCGTGGACGGCCACCTCCTCGTCCACTCCGACACCGCCCGGTACCTGGAGTTCGGATCGACGGTCGCGGAGGTCAACACCGCCGTCGCCACCGCGCTGAGCTCCCCGGATCCCGCCGCGTGGCTCGAGTTCTCCCGGCGGATGAGCTCCCGGGGGGCGTTCCGCGACGCCGAGGCCGCGCACGCCGGTGATCCCGTGTCGACCGTACTGGGGACGCTCGGCGGTGATGTCCTGGTGCACGGGCACAGCACGCTCACGAAGCACTTCGGCGTGGCCCCGGGGGACGTCCGGGAAGCACTGCGGTACGCCGGTGGCCGGGTCGTCGCCATCGACGGCGGGGTGCACGAGGGGGGCCGCATCCTGCTCACCCGCCTCGGCTGA
- a CDS encoding nucleotidyltransferase domain-containing protein — MHEVIKEMADRLAGVPGVSGVMLGGSRARGEHRPESDWDLGVYYRGSIDLAALGALAGPDVEVAGPGGWGPWVNGGAWLRVGGVAVDWILRDLDRVERVWEDCLEGRYEVGVQPGHPLGFWSPCYPGEVALGQVLADPAGELAALRASVSVYPEPLRDALVAAAWEAEFLVAGAAKGAARGDGLYVSLCLSRAFGVLVQSLYAADRRWCLNEKGALAAAELLPSAPAGLGERVRTLLGAQGTTAQSLTATVSEARTLIEETRAALAA; from the coding sequence ATGCATGAAGTGATCAAGGAGATGGCGGACCGGCTGGCCGGGGTGCCGGGCGTGAGCGGAGTGATGCTCGGCGGCAGCCGGGCACGCGGCGAGCACCGGCCGGAATCGGACTGGGACCTCGGCGTCTACTACCGCGGCTCCATCGACCTCGCCGCTCTGGGCGCGCTGGCCGGACCGGACGTGGAGGTCGCCGGGCCGGGCGGCTGGGGGCCCTGGGTCAACGGCGGGGCGTGGCTGCGCGTGGGCGGTGTGGCGGTGGACTGGATCCTGCGGGACCTGGACCGGGTCGAGCGGGTCTGGGAGGACTGCCTCGAGGGCCGCTACGAGGTCGGCGTGCAGCCGGGGCACCCGCTCGGCTTCTGGTCCCCCTGCTACCCGGGCGAGGTGGCGCTCGGCCAGGTCCTGGCCGACCCGGCGGGGGAACTGGCCGCCCTGCGCGCCTCGGTCTCGGTCTACCCGGAACCGCTGCGGGACGCCCTGGTCGCGGCGGCCTGGGAGGCGGAGTTCCTCGTCGCGGGCGCCGCGAAGGGGGCGGCCCGCGGCGACGGCCTGTACGTCTCGCTGTGCCTGTCCCGGGCCTTCGGCGTCCTCGTCCAGTCCCTCTACGCGGCGGACCGGCGCTGGTGCCTGAACGAGAAGGGCGCCCTGGCCGCCGCCGAGCTACTGCCGTCCGCTCCGGCGGGTCTCGGCGAGCGCGTACGGACCCTGCTGGGCGCACAGGGCACGACGGCGCAGTCCCTGACGGCCACGGTCTCCGAGGCCCGCACCCTGATCGAGGAGACCCGCGCGGCGCTGGCCGCCTAA
- a CDS encoding DUF3046 domain-containing protein, whose translation MRLTIFWERMAEHFGAGYADSFARDHVMRELGGRTVHEALDAGWEAKDVWRAVCSAMDVPASLR comes from the coding sequence ATGCGGTTGACGATTTTCTGGGAGCGGATGGCCGAGCACTTCGGTGCGGGCTACGCGGACTCCTTCGCGCGGGACCACGTCATGAGGGAGCTCGGGGGGCGTACGGTCCACGAGGCGCTGGACGCGGGCTGGGAGGCCAAGGACGTGTGGCGTGCGGTGTGTTCGGCGATGGACGTGCCGGCCTCGCTGCGCTAG
- a CDS encoding AI-2E family transporter, producing MAASDETTDQPADPRGAPPPGPAAPQGSPAAGPVAGDPGAPAPASGRPSTPDPAGEPAPVDARMPRWLPRAVVLVLALVACFQLGSWAFHQLIGLLVNILIAFFLALAIEPAVARMAARGMRRGLAAFLVFLGVFVAAAGFVALLGSILAAQIVDLVEGFPGYLDSLIGSINDTFHTDLSRLDIQDSLLHSDWLQKYVQNSASGVLDVSGAVLGGLFKLLTIGLFSFYFAADGPRLRRALCSVLPPAKQAEVLRAWEIAVTKTGGYLYSRGLMALVSGVAHYICFVLLDVPYAPALAVWVGLVSQFIPTIGTYLAGALPMLIAFTVNPWYALYVLGFVVVYQQFENYVLQPKLTAKTVDIHPAVAFGSVIAGTALLGAVGALIAIPAVATMQAFLGAYVKRYALTDDADVSTSRSRPRRRVRLPGRR from the coding sequence GTGGCAGCCAGCGATGAGACGACCGACCAGCCCGCAGACCCCCGGGGCGCGCCGCCGCCCGGCCCGGCGGCCCCGCAGGGCTCCCCGGCGGCGGGCCCCGTAGCGGGAGACCCAGGGGCCCCGGCCCCCGCGTCGGGCCGCCCCTCGACACCTGACCCCGCCGGTGAACCGGCGCCGGTGGACGCGCGGATGCCGCGCTGGCTGCCGCGCGCCGTGGTCCTCGTACTGGCCCTCGTCGCCTGCTTCCAGCTCGGCAGCTGGGCCTTCCACCAGCTGATCGGGCTGCTCGTCAACATCCTGATCGCGTTCTTCCTCGCGCTCGCGATCGAACCGGCCGTGGCCAGGATGGCGGCCCGCGGCATGCGCCGCGGGCTCGCCGCCTTCCTGGTGTTCCTCGGGGTGTTCGTCGCGGCGGCCGGATTCGTCGCCCTGCTCGGGTCGATCCTGGCCGCGCAGATCGTCGACCTGGTGGAAGGGTTCCCCGGCTATCTCGACTCGTTGATCGGCTCGATCAACGACACCTTCCACACGGACCTGTCCCGGCTGGACATCCAGGACAGCCTGCTGCACTCGGACTGGCTCCAGAAGTACGTGCAGAACAGCGCGAGCGGTGTGCTCGACGTGTCCGGCGCGGTGCTCGGCGGACTCTTCAAGCTGCTGACGATCGGCCTGTTCTCCTTCTACTTCGCCGCCGACGGCCCGCGGCTGCGCCGCGCGCTGTGCTCCGTACTGCCGCCCGCGAAGCAGGCGGAGGTGCTGCGCGCGTGGGAGATCGCGGTCACCAAGACGGGCGGCTACCTCTACTCGCGCGGGCTGATGGCGCTGGTCTCCGGGGTCGCGCACTACATCTGTTTCGTACTGCTCGACGTGCCGTACGCGCCCGCGCTCGCGGTGTGGGTGGGGCTGGTGTCGCAGTTCATCCCCACCATCGGCACCTACCTGGCGGGCGCGCTGCCGATGCTGATCGCCTTCACGGTCAACCCCTGGTACGCGCTGTACGTCCTCGGATTCGTGGTGGTGTACCAGCAGTTCGAGAACTACGTGCTCCAGCCGAAGCTGACCGCGAAGACGGTGGACATCCACCCGGCGGTGGCCTTCGGATCGGTCATCGCGGGCACCGCCCTGCTGGGCGCGGTCGGGGCGCTCATCGCGATCCCGGCCGTGGCCACGATGCAGGCCTTCCTCGGTGCGTACGTGAAGCGGTACGCGCTGACCGACGACGCGGACGTCTCTACTTCGCGTTCCCGTCCGAGGAGGCGAGTACGGCTGCCAGGGCGTCGCTGA
- a CDS encoding Lhr family helicase, which produces MSGTALDSFSPATRSWFTGAFVSPTAAQEGAWRAIGAGSDVLVVAPTGSGKTLAAFLAALDQLASTPPPAEPKKRCRVLYVSPLKALAVDVERNLRSPLTGIRQESVRLGLPEPEIRVGIRSGDTPPAERRALVTRPPDILITTPESLFLMLTSAARDALAGIETVILDEVHAVAGTKRGAHLALSLERLDELLPRPARRIGLSATVRPVDEVARYLAPRGKVEIVQPPSTKEFDLSVVVPVEDMGELGGSPATEGKEGGDKPSIWPHVEERIADLVQAHRSTIVFANSRRLAERLCNRLNEIAYERATGGPLPEGSPPAEIMAQSGAALGAPPLLARAHHGSVSKEQRALVEEDLKAGRLPAVVATSSLELGIDMGAVDLVVQVESPPSVASGLQRVGRAGHQVGAVSTGVVFPKYRGDLVQAAVVTERMRTGSIESLRIPSNPLDVLAQQLVAMTAMDTWQLDDLLALVRRAAPFAALPDSAFTAVLDMLAGRYPSDAFAELRPRVVWDRVAGTITGRPGAQRLAVTSGGTIPDRGLFGVFLAGSDPKKGGGRVGELDEEMVYESRVGDVFTLGTTSWRIVDITRDRVLVTPAPGVPGRLPFWKGDQLGRPLELGRAVGAFLRELGGLTAEDARLRLLAAGLDAWAAENVLAYLAEQREACGHVPDDRTIVVERFRDELGDWRVVVHSPFGAQVHAPWALALGARLSERYGMDAQVMHADDGIVLRLPDADLLSMDLDLLDHDPARDRSDRSFEFDDDKPPLGAADVAFDHGDIQQIVTDQVGGSALFASRFRECAARALLLPRRNPGKRTPLWQQRQRASQLLQVASEFGSFPIVLEAVRECLQDVFDVPGLTELMGDIEARRVRLVEVTTVEPSPFARSLLFGYVAQFLYEGDSPLAERRAAALSLDSRLLAELLGQAELRELLDAEVLAELERELQWLTEDRRAKDAESVADLLRLLGPLTPAELTARGADPAWAQSLASARRAIRVRIGGEEHWAAIEDAGRLRDALGTALPVGVPEAFTEPVKDPLGDLLARYARTHGPFTTVTAATRFGLGPAVTDGALHRLAAAGRVVQGEFHPAGIGQEWCDATVLRRLRRRSLAALRQELEPVPPASLATFLPQWQHLGGALRGIDGLARAIEQLQGAAVPASALERLILPSRVADYSPALLDELTTTGEVLWAGAGALPGKDGWISLYLAEAAPLLLPPPHPLEATPLHQALLDTLSGGYGLFFRQLTEAVRARHPEASDLDLASALWDLAWSGRLTNDTLSPLRNLLGSGRTAGATAHRARRTIPRGRYGTLTTPASRTGPPTVSGRWSLLPAHAPDPTHRAHALARTLLDRHGVVTRGAVAAEGVEGGFSAVYRVLSAFEDSGQARRGYVVEGLGAAQFAMDGAVDRLRAAERTPPPLAATVLAAADPANAYGAALPWPEPPAGATHKPGRKAGSLVVLVDGELTLYLERGGKTLLAWPDPDDPRLTAALSALTAASRTGTLPALTVERVNATPSLTSPYAPPIESAGFHATPRGLRLR; this is translated from the coding sequence ATGTCCGGTACCGCGCTCGACTCCTTCTCCCCCGCGACCCGCTCCTGGTTCACGGGGGCCTTCGTCTCGCCCACCGCCGCGCAGGAGGGCGCGTGGCGGGCCATCGGCGCGGGCTCGGACGTGCTGGTGGTGGCCCCCACCGGCTCCGGCAAGACCCTCGCCGCCTTCCTCGCCGCCCTCGACCAGCTCGCGTCCACCCCGCCCCCGGCGGAGCCGAAGAAGCGCTGCCGGGTGCTGTACGTGTCTCCTCTGAAGGCCCTCGCCGTGGACGTGGAGCGCAATCTGCGCAGCCCGCTGACCGGCATCCGGCAGGAGTCGGTGCGCCTGGGCCTGCCCGAGCCGGAGATCCGGGTCGGGATCCGCTCCGGCGACACCCCGCCCGCCGAGCGGCGGGCACTGGTCACGAGACCGCCGGACATCCTGATCACCACGCCCGAGTCGCTGTTCCTGATGCTGACCTCGGCCGCCCGTGACGCCCTGGCCGGGATCGAGACGGTGATCCTGGACGAGGTGCACGCGGTCGCCGGGACCAAGCGCGGCGCCCATCTGGCCCTGTCCCTGGAGCGGCTGGACGAGCTGCTGCCGCGCCCGGCCCGCCGGATCGGGCTGTCCGCGACGGTCCGGCCGGTGGACGAGGTCGCCCGGTACCTCGCGCCGCGCGGCAAGGTGGAGATCGTCCAGCCGCCCTCGACCAAGGAGTTCGACCTGTCGGTGGTCGTCCCGGTCGAGGACATGGGCGAGTTGGGCGGCTCGCCGGCCACCGAGGGCAAGGAGGGCGGCGACAAACCGTCGATCTGGCCGCACGTGGAGGAGCGGATCGCCGATCTGGTCCAGGCCCACCGCTCCACCATCGTGTTCGCCAACTCCCGCCGGCTCGCCGAGCGCCTGTGCAACCGGCTCAACGAGATCGCGTACGAGCGCGCCACGGGCGGTCCGCTGCCCGAGGGTTCGCCCCCGGCCGAGATCATGGCCCAGTCGGGCGCCGCCCTGGGCGCGCCGCCGCTGCTGGCCCGCGCCCACCACGGTTCGGTCTCCAAGGAGCAGCGGGCGCTGGTGGAGGAGGACCTGAAGGCGGGCCGGCTGCCCGCCGTGGTCGCCACCTCCAGTCTGGAACTCGGCATCGACATGGGCGCGGTGGACCTCGTCGTCCAGGTGGAGTCCCCGCCCTCGGTGGCCTCCGGACTGCAGCGGGTCGGCCGGGCCGGGCACCAGGTGGGTGCGGTCTCCACCGGAGTCGTCTTCCCCAAGTACCGGGGCGACCTCGTCCAGGCCGCCGTGGTCACCGAGCGGATGCGCACGGGCTCGATCGAGTCCCTGCGGATCCCCTCCAATCCGCTGGACGTCCTCGCCCAGCAGCTCGTCGCGATGACCGCGATGGACACCTGGCAGCTGGACGACCTGCTCGCCCTGGTGCGGCGTGCGGCGCCCTTCGCGGCACTGCCGGACTCGGCGTTCACGGCGGTGCTGGACATGCTGGCCGGCCGCTATCCCTCGGACGCCTTCGCCGAGCTCAGGCCCCGGGTCGTATGGGACCGGGTCGCCGGGACGATCACCGGCCGCCCGGGGGCCCAGCGCCTCGCGGTCACCTCCGGCGGCACCATCCCCGACCGCGGGCTCTTCGGCGTCTTCCTCGCGGGCTCCGACCCGAAGAAGGGCGGCGGCCGGGTCGGGGAGCTCGACGAGGAGATGGTCTACGAGTCCCGCGTGGGCGACGTGTTCACCCTCGGCACCACCTCCTGGCGGATCGTGGACATCACCCGCGACCGCGTCCTGGTCACCCCGGCCCCCGGTGTCCCGGGCCGCCTCCCGTTCTGGAAGGGCGACCAGCTGGGCCGCCCGCTCGAACTGGGCCGCGCGGTCGGCGCGTTCCTTCGCGAGCTAGGCGGTCTCACGGCCGAGGACGCCCGGCTGCGGCTGCTGGCGGCCGGCCTGGACGCCTGGGCCGCCGAGAACGTCCTCGCGTACCTCGCCGAACAGCGCGAGGCCTGCGGCCACGTACCGGACGACCGGACCATCGTCGTCGAGCGGTTCCGCGACGAGCTCGGGGACTGGCGGGTCGTCGTCCACTCCCCCTTCGGCGCCCAGGTGCACGCCCCCTGGGCGCTGGCGCTCGGCGCCCGCCTCTCCGAGCGGTACGGGATGGACGCGCAGGTGATGCACGCCGACGACGGCATCGTGCTCCGCCTGCCGGACGCGGACCTGCTCAGCATGGACCTGGACCTGCTGGACCACGATCCGGCCCGGGACCGGTCCGACCGGTCCTTCGAGTTCGACGACGACAAGCCCCCGCTGGGCGCGGCGGACGTGGCCTTCGACCACGGGGACATCCAGCAGATCGTCACCGACCAGGTGGGCGGCTCCGCGCTGTTCGCCTCCCGCTTCCGCGAGTGCGCGGCGCGCGCCCTGCTGCTGCCGCGCCGCAACCCGGGCAAGCGCACCCCCTTGTGGCAGCAGCGCCAGCGCGCCTCGCAGCTGCTCCAGGTGGCCTCGGAGTTCGGCTCGTTCCCGATCGTGCTGGAAGCCGTACGCGAATGCCTGCAGGACGTCTTCGACGTGCCGGGCCTGACCGAGCTGATGGGCGACATCGAGGCCCGCCGGGTCCGCCTCGTCGAGGTCACCACCGTCGAACCCTCCCCCTTCGCCCGCTCCCTGCTCTTCGGGTACGTCGCTCAGTTCCTCTACGAAGGCGACTCGCCCCTGGCCGAGCGCCGGGCCGCCGCGCTCTCGCTGGACTCCCGGCTGCTGGCCGAGCTGCTGGGCCAGGCGGAGCTCCGCGAACTGCTCGACGCGGAAGTACTGGCGGAGCTGGAGCGGGAGCTCCAGTGGCTGACGGAGGACCGGCGGGCCAAGGACGCCGAGTCCGTGGCCGACCTGTTGCGCCTGCTGGGCCCGCTCACCCCCGCGGAACTGACCGCGCGCGGCGCGGACCCGGCGTGGGCGCAGTCCCTGGCGTCGGCCCGCCGGGCGATCCGGGTCCGGATCGGCGGCGAGGAGCACTGGGCGGCGATCGAGGACGCGGGCCGGCTGCGCGACGCGCTGGGCACCGCGCTCCCGGTGGGCGTCCCGGAGGCGTTCACCGAGCCGGTGAAGGACCCGCTGGGCGACCTCCTGGCCCGGTACGCCCGCACCCACGGCCCCTTCACCACGGTCACCGCCGCCACCCGCTTCGGTCTGGGCCCGGCCGTGACGGACGGCGCGCTGCACCGGCTCGCGGCGGCCGGGCGGGTGGTCCAGGGCGAGTTCCACCCGGCGGGCATCGGCCAGGAGTGGTGCGACGCCACGGTGCTGCGGCGGCTGCGGCGCCGTTCGCTGGCCGCGCTGCGCCAGGAGCTGGAACCGGTCCCGCCTGCCTCCCTCGCCACCTTCCTCCCCCAGTGGCAGCACCTGGGCGGGGCCCTGCGCGGCATCGACGGCCTGGCCCGTGCGATCGAGCAGCTCCAGGGCGCGGCGGTCCCGGCCTCCGCGCTGGAACGCCTGATCCTCCCGTCCCGCGTGGCGGACTACTCCCCCGCGCTCCTGGACGAGCTCACCACCACGGGCGAGGTGCTCTGGGCCGGCGCGGGCGCCCTGCCGGGCAAGGACGGCTGGATCTCCCTCTACCTCGCGGAGGCGGCGCCGCTCCTCCTCCCCCCGCCGCACCCCCTGGAGGCCACCCCGCTCCACCAGGCACTCCTGGACACCCTCTCGGGCGGCTACGGCCTGTTCTTCCGCCAGCTGACGGAGGCGGTGCGGGCCCGGCACCCCGAAGCCTCGGACCTCGACCTCGCCTCCGCGCTCTGGGACCTGGCCTGGTCGGGCCGCCTGACGAACGACACCCTGTCCCCGCTGCGCAACCTCCTCGGCTCGGGCCGCACGGCGGGGGCCACCGCCCACCGCGCCCGCCGTACGATCCCGCGCGGCCGCTACGGCACGCTCACCACCCCCGCCTCCCGGACGGGCCCGCCCACCGTGTCGGGCCGCTGGTCCCTGCTCCCGGCCCACGCCCCCGACCCCACCCACCGCGCGCACGCCCTGGCCCGTACCCTGCTGGACCGCCACGGCGTGGTGACCCGGGGTGCGGTGGCGGCCGAGGGGGTGGAGGGCGGCTTCAGCGCGGTTTACCGCGTGCTGTCGGCCTTCGAGGACAGCGGCCAGGCCCGCAGGGGGTACGTGGTCGAAGGCCTGGGCGCGGCCCAGTTCGCCATGGACGGCGCGGTGGACCGGCTCCGCGCCGCCGAGCGGACCCCGCCCCCACTGGCCGCGACGGTCCTGGCCGCCGCCGACCCGGCCAACGCGTACGGCGCGGCCCTGCCCTGGCCGGAGCCACCGGCCGGTGCCACCCACAAGCCGGGTCGCAAGGCGGGCTCCCTGGTGGTCCTGGTCGACGGCGAGCTCACCCTCTACCTGGAGCGCGGCGGCAAGACCCTCCTCGCCTGGCCCGATCCGGACGACCCCCGCCTGACGGCCGCACTGTCCGCCCTGACGGCCGCCTCCCGCACAGGCACCCTCCCCGCCCTCACGGTGGAACGCGTCAACGCCACCCCGTCCCTCACGTCCCCCTATGCCCCACCCATCGAATCGGCGGGCTTCCACGCCACCCCCCGGGGCCTCCGCCTGCGCTAG
- a CDS encoding AraC family transcriptional regulator, with amino-acid sequence MGTGTGADEGRREWARHWQYAELPGLDLLRAHYVRHTFPRHAHDGYVIAAVTGGIEEIGLPGDTIRAGPGSVVLINPEVPHTARAGVPEGWAYATLYPSRALITEVAAEIGAPRGTPGFTADMVTDPQASRVITEVHRAAEAGNALAADTLLRGVVARMLTRHAGPLPARTVRRAGAADAERARAVLEERMGEPPSLEQLAAELGTSPFALLRAFRDRYGMPPHTWLTDARVRRARRLLDAGTAPAEAAVTVGFTDQPHLNRHFTRIVGVPPGAYRRGRAAG; translated from the coding sequence ATGGGGACGGGGACCGGAGCGGACGAGGGCCGACGGGAGTGGGCACGGCACTGGCAGTACGCGGAACTGCCCGGGCTGGACCTGCTGCGCGCCCACTACGTACGCCACACCTTCCCGCGCCACGCCCACGACGGGTACGTCATCGCGGCCGTCACCGGCGGCATCGAGGAGATCGGCCTGCCGGGCGACACCATCCGCGCCGGACCCGGCAGCGTGGTCCTGATCAACCCCGAGGTACCGCACACCGCCCGCGCCGGGGTCCCCGAGGGCTGGGCCTACGCCACCCTCTACCCCTCCCGGGCGCTGATCACCGAGGTCGCCGCCGAGATCGGCGCCCCGCGCGGGACCCCCGGCTTCACCGCCGACATGGTCACCGACCCGCAGGCCTCGCGGGTGATCACCGAGGTCCACCGGGCCGCCGAGGCCGGCAACGCGCTGGCCGCCGACACGCTGCTGCGCGGTGTGGTGGCCCGGATGCTGACCCGGCACGCCGGGCCGCTGCCCGCCCGTACGGTACGTCGCGCGGGCGCCGCCGACGCCGAGCGGGCCCGGGCCGTACTGGAGGAGCGGATGGGTGAGCCGCCGTCGCTGGAGCAGCTCGCGGCGGAGCTGGGGACCAGCCCGTTCGCCCTGCTGCGGGCCTTCCGGGACCGGTACGGCATGCCCCCGCACACCTGGCTGACCGACGCCCGGGTCCGGCGGGCGCGCCGGCTCCTCGACGCGGGGACGGCGCCGGCGGAGGCGGCCGTCACCGTCGGCTTCACCGACCAGCCGCACCTGAACCGGCACTTCACCCGCATCGTGGGGGTCCCGCCGGGTGCTTACCGGCGGGGGCGGGCGGCCGGTTAG
- a CDS encoding Clp protease N-terminal domain-containing protein, giving the protein MTNPSVEPVRMTNPVRLDDLIEAIKKVHTDTLEQLSDAVVAAEALGDVADHLIGHFVDQARRSGASWTDIGRSMGVTRQAAQKRFVPKADKEGEPGLDPSQGFGRFTPRARNVVVTAQNEARAAGNTEIRTEHLVLGLLAEPDGLAARAIAAQGIAADDVHAAAAAGLPPAAEDLPALIPFDASAKKALELTFREALRLGHSYVGTEHVLLALLELENGTGPLSGLGVDKDAVENWVSDALAAVLASSDGNAK; this is encoded by the coding sequence ATGACGAACCCTTCGGTCGAACCCGTTCGCATGACCAATCCGGTACGCCTCGACGACCTCATCGAGGCCATCAAGAAGGTCCACACCGACACCCTGGAGCAGCTCAGCGACGCCGTGGTCGCCGCCGAGGCGCTCGGGGACGTCGCCGACCACCTCATCGGCCACTTCGTCGACCAGGCCCGCCGCTCCGGCGCCTCCTGGACCGACATCGGCCGCAGCATGGGCGTCACCCGCCAGGCCGCGCAGAAGCGTTTCGTTCCCAAGGCCGACAAGGAGGGTGAGCCGGGACTCGATCCCAGCCAGGGCTTCGGCCGCTTCACCCCGCGTGCCCGCAACGTGGTCGTGACCGCGCAGAACGAGGCCCGTGCCGCCGGCAACACCGAGATCCGCACCGAGCACCTCGTCCTCGGGCTGCTGGCCGAGCCCGACGGCCTCGCGGCCCGTGCCATCGCCGCACAGGGCATCGCGGCCGACGACGTACACGCGGCCGCGGCCGCGGGCCTGCCCCCGGCCGCGGAGGACCTCCCCGCCCTGATCCCCTTCGACGCCTCGGCGAAGAAGGCCCTGGAGCTCACCTTCCGCGAGGCCCTGCGCCTCGGCCACAGCTACGTGGGCACCGAGCACGTCCTGCTCGCACTCCTGGAGCTGGAGAACGGAACGGGTCCGCTCAGCGGCCTCGGCGTGGACAAGGACGCGGTCGAGAACTGGGTCAGCGACGCCCTGGCAGCCGTACTCGCCTCCTCGGACGGGAACGCGAAGTAG
- a CDS encoding AzlC family ABC transporter permease, with product MAIREEPDRQVPDGAGSAAVTGSAAATGAGVVDKPRAAVVRDALGVGVAVGLSGFAFGVTAAGSGVSTLQACVLSLLVFTGASQFALVGALAAGGNPFTAAAGAFFLGTRNAFYGLRLSQLLALPKGVRPLAAHWVIDETTAVALAQPDRKSARLGFTVTGLTLYVLWNVTTLLGALGAEAIGDTRAWGLDAAGPAVFLALLAPMLRTGTERAVAALALVLGLGLLPVLPAGVPVLIAALAAPIVLWMKGRRS from the coding sequence ATGGCCATACGAGAAGAACCCGACCGGCAGGTCCCGGACGGGGCCGGGTCCGCGGCAGTGACCGGGTCCGCGGCGGCGACCGGGGCCGGGGTCGTGGACAAGCCGCGCGCCGCCGTCGTCCGCGACGCCCTCGGCGTCGGAGTGGCGGTCGGACTGTCCGGCTTCGCCTTCGGGGTGACGGCCGCCGGATCCGGGGTCAGCACCCTCCAGGCCTGCGTGCTCAGCCTGCTGGTCTTCACCGGCGCCTCGCAGTTCGCGCTGGTCGGAGCACTGGCCGCCGGCGGGAACCCCTTCACGGCCGCCGCCGGGGCCTTCTTCCTCGGCACCCGCAACGCCTTCTACGGGCTGCGGCTGTCCCAACTGCTCGCGCTGCCCAAGGGAGTTCGGCCCCTCGCCGCGCACTGGGTGATCGACGAGACCACTGCCGTGGCCCTCGCCCAGCCCGACCGGAAGTCGGCGCGCCTCGGCTTCACCGTGACCGGGCTGACCCTCTACGTCCTGTGGAACGTCACCACCCTGCTGGGCGCGCTCGGCGCCGAAGCCATCGGGGACACCAGGGCGTGGGGGCTGGACGCCGCCGGGCCCGCCGTCTTCCTCGCGCTGCTCGCCCCGATGCTCAGGACCGGCACCGAGCGGGCCGTCGCCGCCCTCGCCCTCGTCCTGGGACTGGGCCTGCTGCCCGTGCTCCCCGCCGGGGTACCCGTGCTGATCGCGGCGCTGGCCGCGCCGATCGTGCTGTGGATGAAGGGACGCCGCTCGTGA
- a CDS encoding AzlD domain-containing protein yields MNVWIAIGLTVVGCYAVKLAGLLVPAGVLERPAVRKLSALLPVALLAALTAQQTFATGHELVLDARAAGLVAAGIALLLRAPFLVVVAAAVLVTAGLRALGG; encoded by the coding sequence GTGAACGTCTGGATCGCCATCGGACTCACCGTCGTCGGCTGCTACGCCGTCAAGCTCGCCGGACTGCTCGTCCCCGCCGGAGTCCTGGAGCGGCCGGCGGTGCGCAAGCTCTCCGCCCTGCTGCCGGTCGCGCTGCTCGCCGCGCTCACCGCGCAGCAGACCTTCGCCACCGGCCACGAGCTCGTGCTCGACGCCCGCGCCGCCGGACTGGTGGCCGCCGGGATCGCCCTGCTGCTGCGGGCGCCGTTCCTGGTCGTGGTCGCGGCGGCCGTCCTGGTCACCGCGGGGCTGCGGGCCCTGGGAGGCTAG